Proteins from a single region of Corallococcus caeni:
- a CDS encoding OmpA family protein has product MSVRLLPLVALLGLPLPAFAEAIRVSLEGKAALGEGLPALLIHIEEPIAGFEVKLKRSDGKAVELKGGGKPGITRRVALEQPEGKFHYEGELTVRFPDNAEPGTLPLSFDTELNGPLKLEVRPEDVDVPGRKLRFTLSRPAAKTEVTVTMDTGKTAFAGDVDFKGAPAGTPLEVKWLPAEGKVMHIRLRAYDTSDFYTGVDLYPWQVDIPHEEVTFASGRSDVPPAEKGKLDASYKSITDALNKYGRWASLRLYVLGHTDTVGSTNDNRELSLKRAKSIASYFRQRGLKVPVFYEGFGEQSPAVPTPDETAEAGNRRAEYIIAVEDPSLTNAPFTPRWRKP; this is encoded by the coding sequence ATGTCCGTTCGACTCCTACCTCTCGTGGCCCTGCTGGGCCTGCCGTTGCCCGCCTTCGCGGAGGCCATCCGGGTCTCGCTGGAGGGCAAGGCGGCGCTGGGCGAGGGCCTGCCCGCGCTGCTCATCCACATCGAGGAGCCCATCGCCGGCTTCGAGGTGAAGCTCAAGCGCAGCGACGGCAAGGCGGTGGAGCTCAAGGGGGGCGGCAAGCCGGGCATCACCCGCCGCGTCGCCCTGGAGCAGCCGGAAGGGAAGTTCCACTACGAGGGCGAGCTCACCGTGCGGTTCCCGGACAACGCGGAGCCGGGCACCCTGCCGCTGTCCTTCGACACGGAGCTGAACGGCCCGCTGAAGCTGGAGGTGCGCCCCGAGGACGTGGACGTGCCCGGCCGCAAGCTACGCTTCACGCTGTCCCGTCCGGCCGCGAAGACGGAGGTCACGGTGACGATGGACACCGGCAAGACGGCCTTCGCGGGCGACGTGGACTTCAAGGGCGCGCCCGCGGGCACGCCCCTGGAGGTGAAGTGGCTGCCTGCGGAGGGCAAGGTCATGCACATCCGCCTGCGTGCCTACGACACCTCCGACTTCTACACCGGCGTGGACCTCTACCCGTGGCAGGTGGACATCCCGCACGAGGAGGTGACCTTCGCCTCCGGCCGCTCGGACGTCCCCCCGGCGGAGAAGGGCAAGCTGGACGCCAGCTACAAGAGCATCACGGACGCGCTGAATAAGTACGGGCGCTGGGCGTCGCTGCGCCTGTACGTGCTGGGGCACACCGACACGGTGGGCAGCACAAACGACAACCGCGAGCTGTCACTCAAGCGGGCGAAGAGCATCGCGTCCTACTTCCGCCAGCGCGGCCTGAAGGTGCCAGTGTTCTACGAGGGCTTTGGTGAGCAGTCCCCGGCGGTGCCCACGCCGGACGAGACGGCGGAGGCGGGCAACCGCCGCGCCGAATACATCATCGCGGTGGAGGACCCGTCCTTGACGAACGCGCCCTTCACCCCTCGCTGGCGCAAGCCTTGA
- a CDS encoding LpxI family protein, giving the protein MERIGLIAGNGQLPFLFVRAARARGLEVVVAAHRGETDPALEREVSHFAWVRVGQVARIQKVFLQAGVTRAAMAGGIGRVRALTEARPDLGAVRIISRLRSFRDDALLRAVAADFEEKGITIIAPTDFLGEVLCPEGHLAGPTLKPAQEKDVALGREVAVLLGQADVGQTVVVRDGHVLALEAVEGTDETIRRGAKLGGPGAVVVKRCKPEQDLRFDLPAVGPRTLEVMAEVGARVLALEVGRTVLLDAPALFAGATARGITLVGVR; this is encoded by the coding sequence GTGGAGCGCATCGGCCTCATCGCCGGCAACGGCCAGCTTCCCTTCCTCTTCGTCCGCGCCGCCCGTGCGCGCGGCCTGGAGGTGGTGGTGGCCGCGCACCGGGGAGAGACGGACCCGGCGCTGGAGCGGGAAGTCAGTCACTTCGCCTGGGTGCGCGTGGGGCAGGTGGCCCGCATCCAGAAGGTGTTCCTCCAGGCGGGCGTCACCCGGGCGGCCATGGCGGGCGGCATCGGCCGCGTGCGCGCGCTCACGGAGGCCCGGCCGGACCTGGGCGCGGTGCGCATCATCTCCCGCCTGCGCAGCTTCCGGGACGACGCGCTGTTGCGCGCGGTGGCCGCGGACTTCGAGGAGAAGGGCATCACCATCATCGCGCCCACGGACTTCCTGGGCGAGGTGCTGTGCCCCGAAGGGCACCTGGCCGGCCCTACGCTGAAGCCCGCGCAGGAGAAGGACGTGGCCCTGGGCCGCGAGGTGGCGGTGCTCCTGGGCCAGGCGGACGTGGGCCAGACGGTGGTGGTGCGCGACGGCCACGTGCTGGCGCTGGAGGCCGTGGAGGGCACCGACGAGACCATCCGCCGGGGGGCGAAGCTGGGCGGCCCCGGGGCGGTGGTGGTGAAGCGCTGCAAGCCGGAGCAGGACCTGCGCTTTGATTTGCCCGCCGTGGGCCCGCGCACGCTGGAGGTCATGGCGGAGGTGGGGGCCCGGGTGCTGGCGCTGGAGGTAGGGCGCACGGTGCTGCTGGACGCACCCGCCCTCTTCGCGGGGGCCACCGCGCGGGGCATCACCCTGGTGGGCGTGCGGTAG